One genomic segment of Hordeum vulgare subsp. vulgare chromosome 2H, MorexV3_pseudomolecules_assembly, whole genome shotgun sequence includes these proteins:
- the LOC123429443 gene encoding uncharacterized protein LOC123429443 → MAAASARPPQPGFFAFLKHGALLPARHGGLFLPLVALTAALAAALLLANSLAVQPLAAASLVDASAISRADPAGAAYPGLVRALRGDLRRLLLEVGACVLAAVVVGSAIKIATVFAAVRAFSSGADDDDAERLTVSAVLGSARGNLWGPVATVAFGYVLEVACAGAIVALALATVYLLERSLLLLFLDVLLVLLASLFLVYLTVVCAVAVVVSAAEPGRHGAAAVSRAWRLMEGRSARAVLYVVATCALGAAVSPVYTLALRWWPRNPCAGVAAGAAYVALLGAVEVFSVAAVTAYYFECRDSKEEEEAVAAHRYRYAKLPNGDA, encoded by the coding sequence atggcggcggcctcGGCCAGACCGCCGCAACCGGGCTTCTTCGCCTTCCTGAAGCACGGCGCGCTCCTCCCGGCGCGCCACGGCGGGCTCTTCCTGCCGCTCGTCGCGCTCACCGCTGCGCTCGCCGCGGCGCTCCTCCTCGCCAACTCCCTCGCCGTGCagcccctcgccgccgcctcgcTGGTCGACGCCAGCGCCATCAGCCGCGCCGACCCGGCCGGCGCCGCGTACCCGGGCCTCGTCAGGGCGCTCAGGGGCGACCTCAGGCGGCTCCTGCTCGAGGTCGGCGCGTGCGTCCTCGCCGCGGTGGTCGTCGGGTCCGCCATCAAGATAGCCACCGTCTTCGCCGCCGTCAGGGCGTTCTCTTCCGGcgcggacgacgacgatgccgagCGCCTGACCGTGTCCGCCGTCCTGGGCAGCGCGAGGGGCAACCTGTGGGGCCCCGTCGCGACCGTCGCCTTCGGGTACGTCCTCGAGGTGGCCTGCGCGGGCGCCATCGTCGCGCTGGCGCTGGCCACGGTCTACCTCCTGGAGCGCTCCCTGCtgctcctcttcctcgacgtgctgctcgtcctcctcgcgtCGCTCTTCCTCGTCTACCTCACCGTGGTCTGCGCGGTGGCGGTCGTCGTGTCGGCGGCGGAGCCCGGGCGGCACGGCGCGGCGGCGGTGTCCCGCGCGTGGCGGCTCATGGAGGGGAGGAGCGCGCGGGCCGTGCTCTACGTGGTGGCGACGTGCGCGCTCGGTGCCGCGGTGTCGCCGGTGTACACGCTGGCgctgaggtggtggccgcggaacccGTGCGCCGGGGTGGCCGCCGGCGCCGCCTACGTGGCCCTGCTCGGCGCCGTGGAGGTGTTCTCCGTCGCGGCCGTCACGGCGTACTACTTCGAGTGCAGggacagcaaggaggaggaggaggcggtggcagccCACAGATACAGATACGCCAAGCTGCCCAATGGAGATGCGTGA